Proteins encoded within one genomic window of Mesorhizobium sp. AR10:
- the murC gene encoding UDP-N-acetylmuramate--L-alanine ligase — MKMPQTIGLVHFIGIGGIGMSGIAEVLHNLGYKVQGSDQSDSANVQRLRDKGIECFVGHREENLGDAEVVVVSTAIKKSNPELKAAREKLLPIVRRAEMLAELMRFRQAVAIGGTHGKTTTTSMVATLLEAGGLDPTVINGGIINAYGTNARMGDGEWMVVEADESDGTFLKLPAEIAVVTNIDPEHLDHYGSFDKVREAFRQFVENVPFYGFGVMCTDHPEVQALVGRIEDRRVITYGENAQADVRFTNHRMAGAISEFDVVIRDRKGRGQTTIAGLRLPMPGRHNVANATAAIAVAHELGLSAEAIKKGLSSFAGVKRRFTHTGSWNGVDVFDDYGHHPVEITAVLKAARSATEGRVIAIAQPHRFTRLRDLFDEFSVCFNDADTVMVAPVYAAGEEPIDGVTSEALVSRIRSGGHRDARYIEAAAAIAPIIRDLAKPGDFVIFLGAGNITQWAYALPKDLGGTVS, encoded by the coding sequence ATGAAGATGCCGCAGACGATCGGCCTTGTGCATTTCATCGGCATTGGCGGCATCGGCATGAGCGGCATCGCCGAGGTGCTGCACAATCTCGGCTACAAGGTGCAAGGCTCCGACCAGTCCGACAGCGCCAATGTGCAGCGGTTGCGCGACAAGGGCATCGAGTGCTTCGTCGGCCACAGGGAAGAAAATCTCGGCGACGCCGAAGTGGTGGTCGTGTCGACCGCGATCAAGAAATCCAATCCGGAGCTCAAGGCCGCGCGCGAAAAGCTGCTGCCGATCGTGCGTCGCGCCGAGATGCTGGCCGAACTGATGCGCTTCCGCCAGGCTGTGGCCATCGGCGGCACGCATGGCAAGACGACGACGACATCGATGGTGGCGACGCTGCTCGAAGCCGGCGGGCTCGACCCGACGGTGATCAATGGCGGCATCATCAATGCCTATGGCACCAACGCCCGCATGGGCGACGGCGAATGGATGGTGGTCGAGGCCGACGAGAGCGACGGCACCTTCCTGAAGCTGCCGGCCGAGATCGCCGTCGTCACCAACATCGACCCCGAGCATCTCGACCACTATGGCAGTTTCGACAAGGTGCGCGAGGCGTTTCGCCAGTTCGTCGAGAACGTGCCGTTCTACGGCTTCGGCGTGATGTGCACCGACCACCCGGAAGTACAGGCGCTGGTCGGCCGCATCGAGGACCGGCGCGTCATCACCTATGGCGAGAACGCCCAGGCCGATGTGCGTTTCACCAACCACCGCATGGCCGGTGCGATCTCTGAATTCGACGTGGTGATCCGTGACCGCAAGGGCCGCGGCCAGACGACAATCGCCGGCTTGCGCCTGCCGATGCCCGGCCGCCACAATGTGGCCAACGCGACGGCGGCGATTGCGGTCGCGCATGAACTCGGCCTGTCGGCCGAGGCGATCAAGAAGGGCCTGTCGTCCTTTGCCGGCGTCAAGCGGCGCTTTACCCATACCGGCTCGTGGAATGGCGTCGATGTGTTCGACGACTATGGTCACCATCCCGTCGAGATCACGGCGGTGCTGAAGGCGGCGCGCAGCGCCACCGAGGGCCGCGTCATCGCCATTGCGCAGCCGCATCGCTTCACCCGGCTTCGTGATCTGTTCGACGAGTTTTCCGTCTGCTTCAACGATGCCGACACGGTGATGGTGGCACCGGTCTATGCCGCCGGCGAAGAGCCGATCGATGGGGTGACATCCGAGGCACTGGTGTCGCGCATTCGTTCCGGCGGCCATCGCGACGCGCGCTACATCGAGGCCGCCGCCGCGATTGCGCCAATTATCCGCGATCTGGCCAAGCCCGGCGATTTCGTCATCTTCCTCGGCGCCGGCAACATAACCCAATGGGCCTATGCGCTGCCCAAGGACCTTGGCGGGACCGTCTCATGA
- the murB gene encoding UDP-N-acetylmuramate dehydrogenase, with protein MMRGQALIDGLGDRLAGLRGRVTPNAEMDKITWFRAGGLADALFQPADEDDLAAFLKAVPEDIPLTLVGVGSNLLVRDGGIPGFVIRLSAKGFGEAEVIAPTTIKAGAATPDKRVAAIAHEAGIGGFHFYHGIPGAIGGALRMNAGANGVETRERVVEVRALDRKGNVHTLSNADMGYAYRHSAAPSGLIFTSVVFEGVLQDKAAIKAAMDAVQHHRETVQPIREKTGGSTFKNPEGTSAWKEIDKAGCRGLMIGGAQMSPMHCNFMINTGTATGYDLEYLGETVRARVLEKSGIRLQWEIKRIGNFRPGHEVQEFLGQLL; from the coding sequence ATGATGCGCGGCCAGGCCTTGATCGACGGACTTGGCGATCGGCTCGCCGGCCTGCGCGGCCGTGTCACGCCCAATGCCGAGATGGACAAGATCACCTGGTTCCGTGCTGGCGGGCTTGCCGACGCCTTGTTCCAGCCCGCTGACGAGGACGATCTCGCCGCGTTCCTGAAGGCGGTTCCCGAAGACATCCCGCTGACCTTAGTCGGCGTCGGCTCGAACCTTCTGGTGCGCGACGGCGGCATTCCGGGGTTTGTCATCCGGCTTTCGGCCAAAGGGTTTGGCGAGGCGGAAGTTATTGCGCCGACCACGATCAAGGCAGGTGCTGCCACGCCCGATAAGCGTGTTGCGGCAATTGCCCATGAGGCGGGCATTGGTGGCTTTCATTTCTACCACGGCATTCCGGGTGCCATCGGCGGCGCGCTTCGAATGAACGCCGGCGCCAATGGCGTCGAGACGCGCGAGCGCGTCGTCGAGGTGCGGGCACTCGACCGCAAGGGCAATGTGCACACGCTGAGCAATGCCGACATGGGCTATGCCTACCGCCACTCGGCGGCACCTTCCGGGCTGATCTTCACATCGGTCGTGTTCGAAGGGGTTTTGCAAGACAAGGCGGCGATCAAGGCGGCGATGGATGCCGTCCAGCACCACCGCGAAACCGTGCAGCCGATCCGCGAGAAGACCGGTGGTTCGACCTTCAAGAATCCGGAAGGCACCTCCGCCTGGAAAGAGATCGACAAGGCAGGCTGTCGCGGGCTGATGATCGGCGGTGCGCAGATGTCGCCGATGCATTGCAACTTCATGATCAACACTGGAACCGCGACCGGCTACGACCTCGAATATCTCGGCGAGACGGTCCGCGCGCGCGTGCTCGAAAAATCGGGCATCCGGCTGCAGTGGGAGATCAAGCGCATCGGCAACTTCCGGCCCGGCCATGAGGTTCAGGAATTCCTCGGGCAATTACTTTAG
- a CDS encoding D-alanine--D-alanine ligase yields the protein MKSKHVAVLLGGFSSERPVSLSSGKACADALESEGYQITRVDVSRDVGSVLAELKPDVAFNALHGPFGEDGTIQGILEYLAIPYTHSGVLASALAMNKEQAKKIAKLAGVPIAESKVTNRFAIQSKHPMKPPYVVKPVNEGSSFGVVIVHEGQSHPPQVIGSSEWKYGDTVMVERYVHGRELTCAVMGDVALGVCEIIPTGHSFYDYDSKYVAGGSKHECPAKISPNIYQKIQTLALKAHLAIGCRGVSRSDFRYDDRHSENGEVVWLEVNTQPGMTPTSLVPEIAAQAGHSFGDLLSWMVEDASCLR from the coding sequence ATGAAAAGTAAGCATGTGGCCGTCTTGCTGGGCGGGTTTTCGTCCGAGCGGCCCGTGTCCCTGTCCTCGGGGAAGGCTTGTGCCGATGCGCTTGAGAGCGAAGGCTACCAGATCACCCGCGTCGATGTTTCGCGCGACGTCGGATCTGTGCTTGCCGAACTCAAGCCTGATGTTGCCTTCAATGCGCTGCACGGCCCTTTCGGCGAGGATGGCACCATTCAGGGCATCCTCGAATATCTCGCCATTCCCTACACCCATTCCGGCGTGCTCGCTTCGGCGCTCGCCATGAACAAGGAACAGGCCAAGAAGATCGCCAAGCTTGCCGGCGTTCCGATTGCGGAATCGAAGGTGACCAACCGCTTTGCCATCCAGAGCAAGCACCCGATGAAACCGCCCTACGTGGTCAAGCCGGTCAACGAGGGTTCGAGCTTCGGTGTCGTCATCGTCCATGAAGGTCAGTCGCATCCGCCGCAGGTCATCGGCTCCTCCGAGTGGAAATATGGCGACACCGTCATGGTGGAGCGCTACGTCCACGGGCGGGAACTGACCTGCGCGGTGATGGGCGATGTGGCGCTCGGCGTTTGCGAAATCATCCCGACCGGTCATTCCTTCTACGACTATGATTCAAAATACGTCGCGGGCGGATCAAAACACGAATGCCCCGCAAAAATTTCACCGAATATTTACCAAAAAATACAGACACTGGCGCTCAAGGCTCACCTAGCTATCGGCTGCCGGGGCGTTTCCCGGTCGGACTTCCGTTATGACGATCGTCACTCCGAGAACGGCGAGGTTGTCTGGCTCGAGGTCAACACCCAGCCGGGCATGACGCCGACGTCTTTGGTGCCTGAAATCGCCGCGCAAGCGGGACATTCGTTCGGCGATTTGTTGAGTTGGATGGTGGAGGACGCTTCGTGTCTGCGTTGA
- a CDS encoding cell division protein FtsQ/DivIB yields the protein MSALKWGQGKKGAAGPTLFGVPLSFDHFVLPRLLRRPVRVLARLGEGDFTTPPFSAAILSAVLIASGSAYGAYLGGHVDGIVQGVTARTGFAVDQIKVVGNRETSEIDILDRLQLDGWTSLIGFDAEAARERIGTLPWVEVAAVRKVYPHTLEVRIEERVPFALWQQGTELSVIERSGAVIAPFSGGKQALLPLIIGTGAPAKAPDFLTKIKKYPELAARVKGYIRIGERRWDLKLENGITVKLPEDGEDQAIADLVRMDHDNGLLTRDIAAVDMRLSDRLVVELTPEAATQREAALNEKPQSLKRKPETKI from the coding sequence GTGTCTGCGTTGAAATGGGGACAGGGCAAGAAGGGCGCGGCCGGGCCGACGCTGTTCGGCGTGCCGTTGTCGTTTGACCATTTCGTGCTGCCGCGCCTGCTTCGCCGGCCGGTGCGCGTGCTGGCGCGCCTTGGCGAGGGCGACTTCACTACGCCACCCTTTTCCGCGGCAATCCTCTCGGCCGTGCTTATCGCCTCAGGCAGCGCCTATGGGGCCTATCTTGGCGGGCATGTCGACGGCATCGTCCAGGGTGTCACTGCGCGCACCGGTTTTGCAGTCGACCAGATCAAGGTGGTCGGCAACCGCGAAACGTCCGAGATCGACATTCTTGACAGGCTGCAGCTTGACGGCTGGACATCGCTGATCGGTTTCGATGCCGAAGCCGCGCGCGAGCGGATTGGTACGCTGCCCTGGGTCGAGGTTGCGGCGGTGCGCAAAGTCTATCCGCATACGCTGGAGGTCCGCATCGAGGAGCGCGTTCCGTTCGCGCTCTGGCAGCAAGGCACCGAGCTTTCCGTCATCGAGCGGTCCGGCGCCGTCATCGCGCCGTTTTCGGGCGGCAAGCAGGCGTTGCTGCCGCTGATCATCGGTACCGGGGCGCCGGCGAAAGCGCCTGATTTCCTGACCAAGATCAAGAAATATCCGGAGCTGGCTGCGCGGGTCAAAGGCTACATCAGGATCGGTGAACGGCGTTGGGACCTGAAGCTGGAAAACGGCATCACGGTCAAGCTTCCCGAGGATGGCGAGGACCAGGCGATCGCCGACCTCGTCAGGATGGACCATGACAACGGGCTTCTGACGCGCGACATCGCCGCCGTCGACATGCGCCTCTCCGACCGCCTGGTCGTCGAATTGACGCCGGAAGCGGCGACGCAGCGCGAAGCAGCGCTCAATGAAAAGCCGCAGAGCCTGAAGCGCAAGCCGGAGACGAAGATATGA
- the ftsA gene encoding cell division protein FtsA: MNWLGGNSDASSRRSGTLTVLDVGSSKVCCVVAKLKPREDGQLLRGRSHRIQVIGIGHQKSQGVKSGVVIDLDRAEHAIRLAVDAAERMAGLTVDSLIVNMTAGRLKSETFSATINLGGHEADEADIKRVLAAGAKQALRAEREVIHSLPTGFSLDAERGVRDPRGMVGDQLGVDMHVLTGDAAPLRNLELCINRSHLSVERMVATPYASGLAALVDDELEMGAACIDMGGGTTTISVFSEGKFVHADAIAIGGNHVTLDMAKGLSTSLDAAERLKVMHGSALPGSADDRDLVSIQPIGDDGDVPLQIPRSMMTRIIRARIDETLELLRDRLNKSGYGNAVGKRVVLTGGASQLAGLPEAARRILGRNVRIGRPLGVAGLPEAAKGPAFSTPVGLLIYPQMASFESHPAKGISGLRMTGTGGKLHRMSQWLRDSF; encoded by the coding sequence ATGAACTGGCTTGGCGGCAACAGCGATGCCTCGTCGCGCCGGTCAGGCACCCTGACGGTGCTGGATGTCGGTTCGAGCAAGGTTTGCTGCGTGGTGGCGAAGTTGAAGCCGCGCGAGGACGGCCAGCTGTTGCGCGGCCGCTCGCACCGCATCCAGGTGATCGGCATCGGCCACCAGAAATCGCAAGGCGTGAAATCGGGCGTCGTCATCGATCTCGATCGCGCCGAGCACGCCATCCGCCTTGCCGTCGACGCGGCCGAGCGCATGGCGGGGCTGACGGTCGATTCCCTCATCGTCAACATGACGGCCGGCCGGCTGAAGAGCGAAACCTTCTCCGCCACCATCAACCTTGGCGGCCACGAGGCCGACGAGGCCGACATCAAGCGTGTGCTCGCCGCCGGCGCCAAGCAGGCGCTCAGGGCCGAGCGCGAGGTGATCCATTCGCTTCCCACCGGCTTTTCGCTGGATGCCGAGCGCGGCGTGCGCGATCCGCGAGGCATGGTCGGCGACCAGCTCGGCGTCGATATGCATGTGCTGACCGGTGATGCGGCCCCCTTGCGCAATCTGGAGCTCTGCATCAACCGCTCGCATCTGTCGGTCGAGCGGATGGTGGCGACGCCCTATGCCAGTGGGCTCGCGGCACTGGTCGACGACGAGCTCGAAATGGGCGCGGCCTGCATCGACATGGGCGGCGGCACCACGACGATCTCGGTCTTCTCGGAAGGCAAATTCGTCCATGCCGACGCCATCGCCATCGGCGGCAATCATGTCACGCTGGACATGGCCAAGGGCCTGTCGACCTCGCTCGACGCCGCCGAAAGGCTGAAAGTGATGCACGGTTCGGCGCTGCCCGGCAGTGCCGACGACCGCGATCTGGTTTCGATCCAGCCGATCGGCGACGACGGCGACGTGCCGTTGCAGATACCGCGTTCGATGATGACGCGCATCATCCGCGCCCGCATCGACGAAACGCTCGAACTGTTGCGCGACCGGCTGAACAAGTCGGGTTACGGCAATGCCGTCGGCAAGCGCGTCGTTCTCACCGGTGGCGCCAGCCAGCTTGCCGGCCTGCCGGAGGCGGCGCGCCGCATTCTCGGACGCAATGTGCGCATCGGCCGCCCGCTCGGCGTGGCAGGCCTGCCGGAAGCGGCCAAGGGGCCGGCTTTCTCGACGCCGGTCGGGCTTCTGATCTATCCGCAGATGGCGAGCTTCGAGAGCCATCCGGCGAAAGGGATTTCCGGTCTCAGGATGACCGGAACGGGTGGAAAACTGCATCGAATGAGTCAGTGGTTGAGAGACAGTTTCTAA
- the ftsZ gene encoding cell division protein FtsZ, whose protein sequence is MTINLQKPDITELKPRITVFGVGGGGGNAVNNMITAGLRGVEFVVANTDAQALTMSKADRLIQLGAHVTEGLGAGSQPEVGRAAAEECIDEIIDHLSNTHMCFVTAGMGGGTGTGAAPVVARAAREKGILTVGVVTKPFHFEGQRRMKTADLGIEELQKCVDTLIVIPNQNLFRLANDKTTFADAFAMADQVLYSGVACITDLMVKEGLINLDFADVRSVMREMGKAMMGTGEASGEGRAMAAAEAAIANPLLDETSMKGAKGLLISITGGRDLTLFEVDEAATRIREEVDQDANIILGATFDEDLEGVIRVSVVATGIDKSAAEIAAAPISIRAAPQKPANRPAVPAAENRPSAQQAIYEPRAADPVAEAIQLAEANAAAMAQARPAPVAQADDFRPQSKIFQAPPAQPQMVQQPVPQREMPQPVAAAPQRMPRVEDFPPVVKAEVEAKSRPADHENSGPMGLLKRLTNGLTRREEEPARLQPAQPREPKLRQAAPEMRRLANQDPQLYAPRRGQLDDQGRLTTQTRAVQEDDQLEIPAFLRRQAN, encoded by the coding sequence ATGACCATCAATCTGCAAAAGCCGGACATCACCGAGCTGAAGCCGCGCATCACCGTGTTCGGTGTCGGCGGAGGCGGCGGCAATGCCGTCAACAACATGATCACCGCCGGTCTGCGCGGCGTCGAGTTCGTGGTGGCCAACACCGACGCGCAGGCGCTGACCATGTCGAAGGCCGATCGGCTGATCCAGCTCGGCGCGCATGTCACCGAGGGCCTGGGCGCCGGATCGCAGCCCGAGGTCGGCCGCGCGGCGGCCGAGGAATGCATCGATGAGATCATCGATCATCTCTCCAACACCCATATGTGCTTCGTCACCGCAGGGATGGGAGGCGGCACCGGCACAGGCGCTGCTCCAGTCGTTGCAAGGGCTGCCCGCGAAAAGGGTATCCTCACCGTCGGCGTCGTTACCAAGCCGTTCCATTTCGAAGGTCAGCGCCGCATGAAGACAGCGGACCTCGGCATCGAGGAACTGCAGAAATGCGTCGATACCCTCATTGTCATCCCCAACCAGAACCTGTTCCGGCTGGCCAATGACAAGACGACCTTTGCGGACGCCTTCGCCATGGCCGACCAGGTGCTTTACTCCGGTGTCGCCTGCATTACAGACCTGATGGTCAAGGAAGGCCTGATCAATCTCGACTTCGCCGACGTCCGCTCGGTCATGCGCGAGATGGGCAAGGCGATGATGGGCACGGGCGAAGCTTCGGGCGAGGGCCGCGCAATGGCCGCCGCCGAGGCCGCGATCGCCAACCCGCTGCTCGACGAAACCTCGATGAAGGGCGCCAAGGGCCTGCTGATCTCGATCACCGGTGGCCGCGACCTGACCCTGTTCGAGGTCGACGAAGCCGCAACCCGCATTCGCGAAGAGGTCGACCAGGACGCCAACATCATTCTCGGCGCCACGTTCGACGAGGATCTGGAAGGCGTGATCCGGGTCTCGGTGGTCGCCACCGGCATCGACAAATCGGCGGCTGAAATCGCCGCCGCGCCGATCTCCATCCGAGCTGCGCCGCAGAAGCCGGCCAATCGCCCGGCAGTGCCGGCCGCGGAAAACCGTCCGTCCGCTCAGCAGGCGATCTACGAACCACGCGCGGCCGATCCGGTTGCCGAGGCGATCCAGCTTGCCGAGGCCAATGCGGCGGCGATGGCCCAGGCTCGTCCGGCGCCGGTTGCCCAGGCAGACGACTTCCGCCCGCAGAGCAAGATCTTCCAGGCTCCACCCGCCCAGCCGCAAATGGTGCAGCAGCCCGTTCCGCAGCGTGAAATGCCGCAGCCGGTTGCCGCAGCACCCCAGCGCATGCCGCGGGTCGAGGATTTCCCGCCGGTGGTGAAGGCCGAAGTGGAAGCCAAGAGCCGTCCGGCCGACCATGAAAACAGCGGGCCGATGGGATTGCTCAAGCGCCTGACGAACGGCCTGACGCGGCGCGAAGAGGAGCCAGCCCGGCTGCAGCCGGCGCAGCCGCGCGAGCCGAAACTGCGCCAGGCGGCACCCGAAATGCGCCGCCTTGCCAACCAGGATCCGCAACTTTACGCGCCGCGCCGCGGCCAGCTGGACGATCAGGGCCGCCTGACGACGCAGACCCGGGCTGTCCAGGAAGACGATCAGCTGGAGATTCCGGCCTTCCTGCGCCGTCAGGCCAACTGA
- the lpxC gene encoding UDP-3-O-acyl-N-acetylglucosamine deacetylase, protein MHDYQTTLKSRATLTGTGVHSGKPVTVHFLPADADTGIVFQLSNGSEGGREFRALVSEVGATDLCTMLGDPSGEHIATVEHLMATLFGLAIDNIVIEIDGHEVPILDGSAMAFVEAIDQAGIETLPVKRRYIRVVKPVRIENGASWAEFRPYSGTRFEVEIDFESPAIGRQLFASDMNPDIFRRDIARARTFGFMKDVERLWAAGYALGSSLENSLVIGDDNRVINMGGLRYPNEFVRHKTMDAMGDLALAGARFIGCFRSYRGGHRLNAAALRRLLSDRSAFEIVETTRRERGRTAEMNAVNAPVFAPWMI, encoded by the coding sequence TTGCACGACTATCAGACGACACTAAAATCGCGTGCAACGCTGACGGGTACCGGCGTTCACAGCGGCAAACCCGTTACCGTTCATTTCCTGCCGGCAGATGCTGACACCGGTATCGTGTTCCAGCTTTCGAATGGAAGCGAGGGCGGCCGTGAGTTCCGCGCGCTCGTCTCCGAGGTCGGCGCCACTGATCTGTGCACCATGCTCGGCGATCCCTCGGGCGAACATATCGCCACAGTCGAGCATCTTATGGCCACGCTTTTCGGGCTTGCCATCGACAACATCGTCATCGAGATCGACGGCCACGAGGTTCCGATCCTCGACGGCAGTGCCATGGCTTTCGTGGAGGCCATAGACCAGGCAGGCATCGAAACGCTGCCGGTCAAGCGCCGCTATATCCGGGTGGTCAAGCCGGTTCGCATTGAGAACGGAGCATCCTGGGCGGAATTCAGGCCCTACAGCGGCACGCGTTTCGAGGTCGAGATCGATTTCGAAAGCCCTGCGATCGGCCGCCAGCTCTTCGCATCCGACATGAATCCCGACATTTTCCGCCGCGATATTGCGCGCGCCCGCACCTTCGGTTTCATGAAGGACGTCGAGCGGCTGTGGGCCGCCGGCTATGCGCTCGGCTCCTCGCTTGAAAACTCCCTGGTTATCGGCGACGACAACCGCGTCATCAACATGGGCGGTCTGCGCTATCCCAACGAGTTCGTCCGTCACAAGACGATGGATGCCATGGGCGACCTGGCGCTGGCCGGCGCCCGGTTCATCGGCTGCTTCCGTTCCTATCGCGGTGGCCACAGGCTGAACGCGGCGGCGTTGCGGCGTCTTCTGTCGGACCGGTCGGCGTTTGAGATCGTCGAGACAACACGCCGCGAGCGCGGCCGCACCGCCGAGATGAACGCTGTCAATGCGCCCGTCTTTGCGCCCTGGATGATCTGA
- a CDS encoding outer membrane protein assembly factor BamD: MFFKRVGQSKAPQRAVFLALSVVVPSLFLSACMSSEKDVDLSTYVDQTEPADVLYNQGLANLNAGRLQEASRKFDAVDRQHPYSEFARKSMVMGAFADYRQGNYDEAIGSAKRYLTLYPSTDDAAYAQYIIGLSYYRQIKDVTQDQKEARQTVQTMQDLVTRWPTSEYVDDAKEKIRFATDQLAGKEMQIGRYYLERREYIAAVKRFRNVVETYSNTRHVEEALARLTESYYAMGLTTEAQTAAAVLGTNYPDSQWYKDSYKLLQSNGLEPRENAGSWISKAGKLITGA, encoded by the coding sequence ATGTTTTTCAAGCGAGTTGGTCAATCGAAAGCGCCGCAGCGGGCTGTTTTCCTGGCGCTTTCGGTGGTTGTTCCATCGCTCTTCCTGTCGGCCTGCATGTCGTCCGAGAAGGATGTCGATCTGTCGACCTATGTCGATCAGACCGAACCGGCCGACGTTCTCTACAATCAGGGTCTCGCCAATCTGAACGCCGGGCGCCTGCAAGAGGCGAGCCGCAAGTTCGATGCGGTCGACCGCCAGCATCCCTATTCGGAATTCGCCCGCAAATCGATGGTGATGGGCGCCTTTGCGGACTATCGTCAGGGCAATTATGACGAGGCGATCGGCTCGGCCAAACGCTATCTCACACTTTATCCGTCAACCGATGACGCGGCCTATGCCCAGTACATCATCGGGTTGAGCTACTACAGGCAGATCAAGGACGTTACCCAGGATCAGAAGGAAGCGCGCCAGACCGTGCAGACGATGCAGGATCTGGTGACCCGCTGGCCGACGTCCGAATATGTCGATGACGCCAAGGAAAAGATCCGCTTCGCCACCGACCAGTTGGCCGGCAAGGAAATGCAGATCGGCCGCTACTATCTCGAGCGCCGCGAGTACATCGCCGCCGTAAAACGTTTCCGCAATGTGGTGGAAACCTATTCCAACACGCGCCATGTCGAGGAGGCGCTCGCGCGCCTGACCGAAAGCTACTACGCGATGGGCCTTACGACTGAAGCGCAGACCGCCGCGGCCGTACTCGGCACCAACTATCCGGACAGCCAGTGGTACAAGGATTCCTACAAGCTCCTGCAGAGCAATGGGCTTGAGCCGCGTGAGAATGCCGGGTCATGGATTTCCAAGGCCGGGAAGCTGATCACCGGCGCCTGA